A single window of Athene noctua chromosome 1, bAthNoc1.hap1.1, whole genome shotgun sequence DNA harbors:
- the ATP1A1 gene encoding sodium/potassium-transporting ATPase subunit alpha-1, with protein sequence MGKGAGRDKYEPTATSEHGAKKKGKKERDMDELKKEVSMDDHKLSLDELHRKYGTDLSRGLTSARAAEILARDGPNSLTPPPTTPEWVKFCRQLFGGFSLLLWIGAILCFLAYGIQSVMEEEPNNDNLYLGVVLAAVVIITGCFSYYQEAKSSKIMESFKNMVPQQALVVRNGEKISINAEGVVVGDLVEVKGGDRIPADLRIISAHGCKVDNSSLTGESEPQTRSPDFSNENPLETRNIAFFSTNCVEGTARGIVISTGDRTVMGRIASLASGLEGGKTPIAMEIEHFIHLITGVAVFLGVSFFILSLILEYTWLEAVIFLIGIIVANVPEGLLATVTVCLTLTAKRMARKNCLVKNLEAVETLGSTSTICSDKTGTLTQNRMTVAHMWFDNQIHEADTTENQSGASFDKSSATWTALSRVAGLCNRAVFQANQENVPILKREVVGDASESALLKCIELCCGSVKEMRERYPKVVEIPFNSTNKYQLSIHKNANPSESRYLLVMKGAPERILDRCSTILIHGKEQPLDEEMKDAFQNAYLELGGLGERVLGFCHLALPDDQFPEGFQFDTDEVNFPVDKLCFIGLMSMIDPPRAAVPDAVGKCRSAGIKVIMVTGDHPITAKAIAKGVGIISEGNETVEDIAARLNIPVSQVNPRDAKACVVHGSRLKDMTSEQLDEILMHHTEIVFARTSPQQKLIIVEGCQRQGAIVAVTGDGVNDSPALKKADIGVAMGIAGSDVSKQAADMILLDDNFASIVTGVEEGRLIFDNLKKSIAYTLTSNIPEITPFLIFIIANIPLPLGTVTILCIDLGTDMVPAISLAYEQAESDIMKRQPRNPKTDKLVNERLISMAYGQIGMIQALGGFFTYFVIMAENGFWPSGLLGIRVQWDDRWINDVEDSYGQQWTYEQRKIVEFTCHTAFFVSIVVVQWADLIICKTRRNSVFQQGMKNKILIFGLFEETALAAFLSYCPGMDVALRMYPLKPTWWFCAFPYSLLIFLYDEVRKLIIRRNPGGWVEKETYY encoded by the exons ATGGGCAAGGGG GCTGGAAGGGACAAATATGAGCCCACTGCTACATCAGAGCATGGTgcaaagaaaaaggggaagaaggagagggaCATGGATGAGCTTAAAAAGGAAGTCTCAATG GATGACCACAAGCTGAGCCTTGATGAACTTCATCGTAAATATGGAACAGACTTGAGTCGG GGTCTGACATCTGCACGTGCAGCTGAGATTTTAGCTCGTGATGGCCCGAATTCCCTCACACCCCCACCCACCACACCTGAATGGGTAAAGTTCTGTCGACAGCTCTTCGGAGGATTCTCGCTCCTGTTGTGGATTGGTGCTATTCTATGTTTTCTGGCTTACGGCATACAAAGTGTGATGGAGGAGGAGCCCAACAACGATAAC CTGTACCTGGGTGTTGTGTTGGCAGCTGTAGTTATCATTACTGGCTGTTTCTCTTATTACCAAGAAGCAAAAAGTTCCAAGATCATGGAGTCTTTCAAGAACATGGTGCCTCAG CAAGCTCTTGTAGTCAGAAATGGTGAGAAGATCAGCATCAATGCTGAAGGTGTTGTAGTTGGAGATCTAGTGGAGGTGAAAGGAGGAGACAGGATCCCAGCTGACCTTCGGATCATATCTGCACATGGTTGCAAG GTGGATAACTCCTCACTTACTGGTGAATCAGAGCCTCAGACCAGGTCTCCAGACTTCTCTAATGAGAACCCACTGGAGACCAGGAACATTGCTTTCTTTTCCACCAACTGTGTGGAAG GCACTGCCCGTGGCATTGTCATTAGCACTGGGGATCGCACTGTGATGGGCCGTATTGCCAGTCTGGCTTCTGGACTGGAAGGGGGGAAAACTCCAATTGCCATGGAGATTGAGCACTTTATCCACCTCATTACTGGAGTGGCTGTATTCCTGGGTGTTTCCTTCTTCATCCTTTCACTCATCCTTGAGTACACGTGGCTGGAGGCTGTAATCTTCCTCATTGGGATCATTGTTGCCAATGTCCCTGAGGGGCTGCTTGCAACTGTCACG GTATGTCTGACACTAACAGCCAAGCGTATGGCTCGTAAGAACTGCTTGGTGAAGAACCTGGAAGCTGTGGAAACCCTGGGCTCCACATCCACTATCTGTTCTGACAAAACAGGCACTCTGACACAGAACCGCATGACGGTTGCACACATGTGGTTTGACAATCAGATTCATGAGGCTGATACTACAGAGAACCAGAGTG GCGCTTCTTTTGACAAGAGCTCGGCTACTTGGACTGCTTTGTCCAGAGTTGCAGGTCTCTGCAACCGTGCTGTGTTTCAGGCCAACCAGGAAAACGTACCAATTCTTAAG AGAGAAGTGGTGGGAGATGCTTCTGAGTCTGCACTTCTGAAATGCATTGAATTGTGCTGTGGTTCTGTCAAAGAGATGAGAGAAAGGTATCCCAAAGTGGTGGAAATACCATTTAACTCTACCAACAAGTATCAG CTGTCTATTCACAAAAATGCAAATCCATCAGAATCCCGTTACTTGCTGGTGATGAAGGGAGCTCCAGAGAGGATCTTGGATCGCTGCAGCACCATTCTTATTCATGGCAAGGAGCAACCACTGGATGAGGAAATGAAAGATGCTTTTCAGAATGCCTACCTTGAGTTGGGAGGCCTGGGGGAGAGAGTGTTGG GATTCTGTCACTTGGCTCTGCCGGATGATCAGTTCCCTGAAGGCTTCCAATTTGATACAGATGAGGTCAACTTCCCTGTAGACAAGCTCTGCTTTATAGGACTGATGTCTATGATTGACCCTCCTCGTGCTGCTGTGCCAGATGCTGTTGGCAAATGCAGAAGTGCTGGCATCAAG GTTATCATGGTTACTGGAGACCATCCGATCACAGCCAAAGCCATTGCCAAGGGTGTCGGCATCATCTCTGAGGGCAATGAAACAGTTGAAGATATTGCTGCTCGACTCAACATTCCTGTCAGCCAGGTCAACCCTAG GGATGCCAAAGCTTGTGTTGTTCATGGCTCACGTTTGAAGGACATGACTAGTGAGCAACTGGATGAGATCCTGATGCATCATACAGAAATTGTCTTTGCCCGGACATCTCCTCAGCAGAAGCTTATAATTGTGGAAGGGTGTCAGCGACAG GGTGCCATTGTAGCAGTCACAGGTGATGGTGTGAATGATTCCCCAGCCCTGAAGAAGGCTGACATTGGTGTTGCTATGGGTATTGCTGGCTCTGATGTCTCCAAGCAGGCTGCTGACATGATTCTCCTGGATGATAACTTTGCCTCCATTGTCACTGGGGTTGAAGAAG GGCGTCTGATCTTTGATAACCTGAAGAAGTCTATTGCTTACACCTTGACCAGTAACATTCCTGAAATCACACCGTTCCTGATCTTCATCATTGCAAACATACCCCTTCCACTGGGAACAGTCACCATCCTCTGCATTGACTTGGGCACTGACATG GTCCCTGCTATCTCCCTGGCATATGAGCAAGCAGAGAGTGACATCATGAAGAGGCAGCCCAGAAATCCCAAAACGGACAAGCTGGTGAATGAGCGGCTGATCAGCATGGCCTATGGGCAGATTG GTATGATCCAGGCCCTTGGAGGTTTCTTTACCTATTTTGTAATCATGGCAGAGAATGGGTTCTGGCCTTCTGGCTTGCTAGGGATCAGAGTTCAGTGGGATGACCGATGGATTAATGATGTGGAAGACAGCTATGGGCAGCAGTGG ACCTACGAACAGAGGAAAATAGTGGAGTTCACTTGCCATACAGCCTTCTTTGTCAGCATTGTGGTTGTGCAGTGGGCGGACTTGATCATTTGTAAGACCCGAAGAAACTCCGTCTTTCAGCAGGGGATGAA GAACAAAATCTTAATATTTGGCCTGTTTGAGGAGACTGCTCTGGCTGCCTTCCTCTCCTACTGCCCTGGAATGGATGTTGCTCTAAGGATGTACCCTCTCAA GCCAACCTGGTGGTTCTGTGCTTTCCCATACTCCCTCCTCATATTCTTGTATGATGAAGTCAGAAAGCTCATTATCAGACGCAACCCTGGTG GTTGGGTGGAAAAAGAGACCTACTACTAA